A region from the Microcebus murinus isolate Inina chromosome 27, M.murinus_Inina_mat1.0, whole genome shotgun sequence genome encodes:
- the LOC105869677 gene encoding phospholipid phosphatase 3-like isoform X5 produces the protein MALSPKVTTKKSLKTWDAQCPSGMTSDTDATSAHTSRRKLIKSSQRVVTAPPKPVVLKQSQWPADRRRTSPPASLSISGTAKMLVALDLFCLMLVSVPTLLSKSGLMAPHFQGFFCNDTTIRYPRVSHYVVEDSALITIGFLISVFTISLGEMIYVQKLRLSPRALLGSTYVVMVYKQLVTFIFGSMASFSLASITKMTTGRLRPHFLAVCLPDPASFNCESGYITNYTCTGHPEDVLNARKSFYSEQASLGMYCMVYLVGSLMRLAQFDW, from the exons ATGGCTCTCAGCCCGAAAGTGACCACCAAGAAATCGCTCAAGACCTGGGATGCCCAATGCCCATCCGGGATGACCAGCGACACCGACGCGACCTCGGCCCACACGTCCCGGAGAAAG CTGATAAAATCCTCACAACGCGTGGTCACGGCCCCACCCAAGCCGGTGGTCCTGAAGCAGAGCCAGTGGCCTGCGGACCGGCGCAGGACATCCCCACCGGCCTCGCTGTCGATCTCAGGGACCGCCAAGATGTTGGTGGCTCTGGACCTGTTCTGTCTGATGCTGG TCAGTGTTCCCACCCTGCTGAGTAAGAGTGGTTTGATGGCACCCCACTTCCAAGGCTTCTTTTGCAATGACACCACCATCAGATACCCCCGGGTGTCCCACTACGTCGTGGAGGACTCCGCACTCATCACCATAGGCTTCTTAATCTCCGTCTTCACG ATCAGCCTGGGAGAGATGATCTACGTCCAGAAACTCCGGCTGAGCCCGCGGGCCCTACTGGGCAGCACCTACGTGGTCATGGTCTACAAGCAGCTGGTCACCTTCATTTTTGGCAGCATGGCCAGCTTCTCCCTGGCCAGCATCACCAAGATGACCACGGGACGCCTGCGGCCCCACTTCCTGGCCGTGTGCCTGCCAGACCCAGCCTCCTTCAACTGCGAGAGCGGCTACATCACCAACTACACCTGCACCGGGCACCCAGAGGACGTCCTCAATGCCAG GAAATCCTTCTACTCTGAACAAGCCTCCCTCGGGATGTACTGCATGGTTTATCTGGTG GGTTCCTTGATGAGATTGGCCCAGTTTGATTGGTGA
- the LOC105869710 gene encoding PRELI domain containing protein 3B-like isoform X1 → MKIWTSEHVFDHPWETVATAAMQKYPNPVNPSVVGVDVLDRRVDPSGKLHSHRLLSTEWGLPSIVKSLIGAARTKTYVQEHSVVDPVEKTVELKSTNISFTNMVSVDERLIYKPHPQDPEKTILTQEAIITVKGVSLSSYLEGLMASTISSNANKGREAMEWVIHKLNAEIEELTASARGGIRTPMAAAAFVEK, encoded by the coding sequence ATGAAGATCTGGACTTCGGAGCATGTCTTTGACCACCCATGGGAAACTGTTGCCACAGCTGCAATGCAGAAATACCCAAACCCTGTGAACCCGAGTGTGGTGGGAGTTGATGTGTTGGACAGACGTGTAGATCCCTCCGGAAAGTTGCACAGCCACAGACTTCTGAGCACAGAGTGGGGACTGCCTTCCATTGTGAAGTCTCTTATCGGTGCAGCAAGAACCAAAACATATGTGCAAGAACATTCTGTAGTTGATCCTGTAGAGAAAACAGTGGAACTTAAATCTActaatatttcatttacaaatatgGTTTCAGTAGATGAGAGACTTATATACAAACCACATCCCCAGGACCCAGAAAAAACTATCTTGACTCAAGAAGCCATAATCACTGTGAAAGGAGTCAGCCTTAGCAGTTACCTTGAAGGACTGATGGCAAGTACCATATCTTCAAATGCTAATAAAGGCCGAGAAGCAATGGAATGGGTGATACATAAATTAAATGCTGAGATTGAAGAACTGACGGCTTCAGCAAGAGGAGGCATAAGGACTCCAATGGCCGCAGCAGCGTTTGTAGAAAAATGA
- the TNFSF9 gene encoding tumor necrosis factor ligand superfamily member 9, whose protein sequence is MHSSPDAARDPEAPWQPAPCARSALRWVLGVVALLLVTGAAAVGVRYWELWRAPALASPAPTPIQRGGPELSPDDPQQQGFPVFGQLVAEDVLLTDGPLGWYSDAGLDGVLLSPGVSYDKDTRQLQVTEAGVYYVFLQAELRHVAVLPSAGGGSVSFALRTAAPAAAAAPAGPAALTLTVHLPPGSSEAPHSVSGFRSRLLHLGAGQRLGVHLSAGPEAPQHWQLDQRATVVGLFRVASDVPAGLRSPRPT, encoded by the exons ATGCACTCCAGCCCCGACGCCGCGCGGGACCCCGAGGCCCCCTGGCAGCCCGCGCCCTGCGCCCGCAGCGCCCTGCGCTGGGTCCTGGGCGTCGTGGCGCTGCTCTTGGTCACTGGCGCGGCCGCCGTCGGGGTCCGTTACTGGGAGTTGTGGCGGGCCCCCGCCTTGGCCAGTCCGGCGCCCACCCCGATACAACGCGGGGGCCCCGAGCTGTCGCCCGACGACCCGCAGCAG CAGGGCTTTCCTGTTTTCGGGCAGCTGGTGGCCGAAGACG TTCTGCTGACCGACGGGCCCCTGGGCTGGTACAGCGACGCGGGCCTGGACGGCGTGCTCCTGTCGCCCGGCGTGAGCTACGATAAGGACACGCGGCAGCTGCAGGTGACGGAGGCCGGCGTCTACTATGTCTTCTTGCAAGCCGAGCTGCGACACGTGGCCGTCCTCCCAAGCGCCGGCGGGGGCTCGGTGTCCTTCGCGTTGCGCacggccgcccccgccgccgccgccgcccccgcgggGCCCGCCGCTCTGACTTTGACCGTGCACCTGCCGCCCGGGTCCTCCGAGGCCCCGCACTCGGTTTCCGGCTTCCGAAGCCGCCTGCTGCACCTGGGCGCCGGCCAGCGCCTGGGCGTCCACCTGAGCGCCGGGCCCGAGGCGCCCCAGCACTGGCAGCTGGACCAGCGCGCCACCGTCGTGGGCCTCTTCCGGGTGGCCAGCGACGTCCCCGCCGGCCTCCGCTCGCCGAGGCCCACGTGA
- the LOC105869677 gene encoding phospholipid phosphatase 3-like isoform X2, giving the protein MALSPKVTTKKSLKTWDAQCPSGMTSDTDATSAHTSRRKLIKSSQRVVTAPPKPVVLKQSQWPADRRRTSPPASLSISGTAKMLVALDLFCLMLVSVPTLLSKSGLMAPHFQGFFCNDTTIRYPRVSHYVVEDSALITIGFLISVFTISLGEMIYVQKLRLSPRALLGSTYVVMVYKQLVTFIFGSMASFSLASITKMTTGRLRPHFLAVCLPDPASFNCESGYITNYTCTGHPEDVLNARKSFYSEQASLGMYCMVYLVVRAPGLQGPAHPSHRSPALCAGAPLGTEDQLLTANLPVPLLIPGSGHRLHPDLGLLAPPL; this is encoded by the exons ATGGCTCTCAGCCCGAAAGTGACCACCAAGAAATCGCTCAAGACCTGGGATGCCCAATGCCCATCCGGGATGACCAGCGACACCGACGCGACCTCGGCCCACACGTCCCGGAGAAAG CTGATAAAATCCTCACAACGCGTGGTCACGGCCCCACCCAAGCCGGTGGTCCTGAAGCAGAGCCAGTGGCCTGCGGACCGGCGCAGGACATCCCCACCGGCCTCGCTGTCGATCTCAGGGACCGCCAAGATGTTGGTGGCTCTGGACCTGTTCTGTCTGATGCTGG TCAGTGTTCCCACCCTGCTGAGTAAGAGTGGTTTGATGGCACCCCACTTCCAAGGCTTCTTTTGCAATGACACCACCATCAGATACCCCCGGGTGTCCCACTACGTCGTGGAGGACTCCGCACTCATCACCATAGGCTTCTTAATCTCCGTCTTCACG ATCAGCCTGGGAGAGATGATCTACGTCCAGAAACTCCGGCTGAGCCCGCGGGCCCTACTGGGCAGCACCTACGTGGTCATGGTCTACAAGCAGCTGGTCACCTTCATTTTTGGCAGCATGGCCAGCTTCTCCCTGGCCAGCATCACCAAGATGACCACGGGACGCCTGCGGCCCCACTTCCTGGCCGTGTGCCTGCCAGACCCAGCCTCCTTCAACTGCGAGAGCGGCTACATCACCAACTACACCTGCACCGGGCACCCAGAGGACGTCCTCAATGCCAG GAAATCCTTCTACTCTGAACAAGCCTCCCTCGGGATGTACTGCATGGTTTATCTGGTG GTACGTGCTCCTGGTCTTCAAGGTCCTGCCCACCCTTCCCACCGGTCCCCAGCTTTATGTGCAGGTGCGCCCCTGGGGACAGAAGACCAGCTTCTTACGGCCAACCTTCCAGTTCCTCTTCTTATCCCTGGCTCTGGTCACCGGCTACATCCGGACCTTGGACTATTGGCACCACCCCTATGA
- the LOC105869677 gene encoding phospholipid phosphatase 3-like isoform X1: MALSPKVTTKKSLKTWDAQCPSGMTSDTDATSAHTSRRKLIKSSQRVVTAPPKPVVLKQSQWPADRRRTSPPASLSISGTAKMLVALDLFCLMLVSVPTLLSKSGLMAPHFQGFFCNDTTIRYPRVSHYVVEDSALITIGFLISVFTISLGEMIYVQKLRLSPRALLGSTYVVMVYKQLVTFIFGSMASFSLASITKMTTGRLRPHFLAVCLPDPASFNCESGYITNYTCTGHPEDVLNARKSFYSEQASLGMYCMVYLVLYVQVRPWGQKTSFLRPTFQFLFLSLALVTGYIRTLDYWHHPYDVVIGFLQGALMAFWVAFYINDHSTVGAIPKSSEY; the protein is encoded by the exons ATGGCTCTCAGCCCGAAAGTGACCACCAAGAAATCGCTCAAGACCTGGGATGCCCAATGCCCATCCGGGATGACCAGCGACACCGACGCGACCTCGGCCCACACGTCCCGGAGAAAG CTGATAAAATCCTCACAACGCGTGGTCACGGCCCCACCCAAGCCGGTGGTCCTGAAGCAGAGCCAGTGGCCTGCGGACCGGCGCAGGACATCCCCACCGGCCTCGCTGTCGATCTCAGGGACCGCCAAGATGTTGGTGGCTCTGGACCTGTTCTGTCTGATGCTGG TCAGTGTTCCCACCCTGCTGAGTAAGAGTGGTTTGATGGCACCCCACTTCCAAGGCTTCTTTTGCAATGACACCACCATCAGATACCCCCGGGTGTCCCACTACGTCGTGGAGGACTCCGCACTCATCACCATAGGCTTCTTAATCTCCGTCTTCACG ATCAGCCTGGGAGAGATGATCTACGTCCAGAAACTCCGGCTGAGCCCGCGGGCCCTACTGGGCAGCACCTACGTGGTCATGGTCTACAAGCAGCTGGTCACCTTCATTTTTGGCAGCATGGCCAGCTTCTCCCTGGCCAGCATCACCAAGATGACCACGGGACGCCTGCGGCCCCACTTCCTGGCCGTGTGCCTGCCAGACCCAGCCTCCTTCAACTGCGAGAGCGGCTACATCACCAACTACACCTGCACCGGGCACCCAGAGGACGTCCTCAATGCCAG GAAATCCTTCTACTCTGAACAAGCCTCCCTCGGGATGTACTGCATGGTTTATCTGGTG CTTTATGTGCAGGTGCGCCCCTGGGGACAGAAGACCAGCTTCTTACGGCCAACCTTCCAGTTCCTCTTCTTATCCCTGGCTCTGGTCACCGGCTACATCCGGACCTTGGACTATTGGCACCACCCCTATGACGTGGTCATTGGATTCCTGCAAGGAGCCTTGATGGCCTTTTGGGTG GCATTCTACATTAATGACCATTCTACAGTTGGGGCAATACCCAAGAGCTCTGAATACTAG
- the LOC105869710 gene encoding PRELI domain containing protein 3B-like isoform X2 produces MKIWTSEHVFDHPWETVATAAMQKYPNPVNPSVVGVDVLDRRVDPSGKLHSHRLLSTEWGLPSIVKSLIVELKSTNISFTNMVSVDERLIYKPHPQDPEKTILTQEAIITVKGVSLSSYLEGLMASTISSNANKGREAMEWVIHKLNAEIEELTASARGGIRTPMAAAAFVEK; encoded by the exons ATGAAGATCTGGACTTCGGAGCATGTCTTTGACCACCCATGGGAAACTGTTGCCACAGCTGCAATGCAGAAATACCCAAACCCTGTGAACCCGAGTGTGGTGGGAGTTGATGTGTTGGACAGACGTGTAGATCCCTCCGGAAAGTTGCACAGCCACAGACTTCTGAGCACAGAGTGGGGACTGCCTTCCATTGTGAAGTCTCTTATCG TGGAACTTAAATCTActaatatttcatttacaaatatgGTTTCAGTAGATGAGAGACTTATATACAAACCACATCCCCAGGACCCAGAAAAAACTATCTTGACTCAAGAAGCCATAATCACTGTGAAAGGAGTCAGCCTTAGCAGTTACCTTGAAGGACTGATGGCAAGTACCATATCTTCAAATGCTAATAAAGGCCGAGAAGCAATGGAATGGGTGATACATAAATTAAATGCTGAGATTGAAGAACTGACGGCTTCAGCAAGAGGAGGCATAAGGACTCCAATGGCCGCAGCAGCGTTTGTAGAAAAATGA
- the LOC105869677 gene encoding phospholipid phosphatase 3-like isoform X4 yields MALSPKVTTKKSLKTWDAQCPSGMTSDTDATSAHTSRRKLIKSSQRVVTAPPKPVVLKQSQWPADRRRTSPPASLSISGTAKMLVALDLFCLMLVSVPTLLSKSGLMAPHFQGFFCNDTTIRYPRVSHYVVEDSALITIGFLISVFTISLGEMIYVQKLRLSPRALLGSTYVVMVYKQLVTFIFGSMASFSLASITKMTTGRLRPHFLAVCLPDPASFNCESGYITNYTCTGHPEDVLNARKSFYSEQASLGMYCMVYLVAFYINDHSTVGAIPKSSEY; encoded by the exons ATGGCTCTCAGCCCGAAAGTGACCACCAAGAAATCGCTCAAGACCTGGGATGCCCAATGCCCATCCGGGATGACCAGCGACACCGACGCGACCTCGGCCCACACGTCCCGGAGAAAG CTGATAAAATCCTCACAACGCGTGGTCACGGCCCCACCCAAGCCGGTGGTCCTGAAGCAGAGCCAGTGGCCTGCGGACCGGCGCAGGACATCCCCACCGGCCTCGCTGTCGATCTCAGGGACCGCCAAGATGTTGGTGGCTCTGGACCTGTTCTGTCTGATGCTGG TCAGTGTTCCCACCCTGCTGAGTAAGAGTGGTTTGATGGCACCCCACTTCCAAGGCTTCTTTTGCAATGACACCACCATCAGATACCCCCGGGTGTCCCACTACGTCGTGGAGGACTCCGCACTCATCACCATAGGCTTCTTAATCTCCGTCTTCACG ATCAGCCTGGGAGAGATGATCTACGTCCAGAAACTCCGGCTGAGCCCGCGGGCCCTACTGGGCAGCACCTACGTGGTCATGGTCTACAAGCAGCTGGTCACCTTCATTTTTGGCAGCATGGCCAGCTTCTCCCTGGCCAGCATCACCAAGATGACCACGGGACGCCTGCGGCCCCACTTCCTGGCCGTGTGCCTGCCAGACCCAGCCTCCTTCAACTGCGAGAGCGGCTACATCACCAACTACACCTGCACCGGGCACCCAGAGGACGTCCTCAATGCCAG GAAATCCTTCTACTCTGAACAAGCCTCCCTCGGGATGTACTGCATGGTTTATCTGGTG GCATTCTACATTAATGACCATTCTACAGTTGGGGCAATACCCAAGAGCTCTGAATACTAG
- the LOC105869677 gene encoding phospholipid phosphatase 3-like isoform X3 — translation MALSPKVTTKKSLKTWDAQCPSGMTSDTDATSAHTSRRKLIKSSQRVVTAPPKPVVLKQSQWPADRRRTSPPASLSISGTAKMLVALDLFCLMLVSVPTLLSKSGLMAPHFQGFFCNDTTIRYPRVSHYVVEDSALITIGFLISVFTISLGEMIYVQKLRLSPRALLGSTYVVMVYKQLVTFIFGSMASFSLASITKMTTGRLRPHFLAVCLPDPASFNCESGYITNYTCTGHPEDVLNARKSFYSEQASLGMYCMVYLVSQPRAPGTMVGRHMTQTEAQATGHVTVTRLPRLQQYFLSERQLIGLQALCSLD, via the exons ATGGCTCTCAGCCCGAAAGTGACCACCAAGAAATCGCTCAAGACCTGGGATGCCCAATGCCCATCCGGGATGACCAGCGACACCGACGCGACCTCGGCCCACACGTCCCGGAGAAAG CTGATAAAATCCTCACAACGCGTGGTCACGGCCCCACCCAAGCCGGTGGTCCTGAAGCAGAGCCAGTGGCCTGCGGACCGGCGCAGGACATCCCCACCGGCCTCGCTGTCGATCTCAGGGACCGCCAAGATGTTGGTGGCTCTGGACCTGTTCTGTCTGATGCTGG TCAGTGTTCCCACCCTGCTGAGTAAGAGTGGTTTGATGGCACCCCACTTCCAAGGCTTCTTTTGCAATGACACCACCATCAGATACCCCCGGGTGTCCCACTACGTCGTGGAGGACTCCGCACTCATCACCATAGGCTTCTTAATCTCCGTCTTCACG ATCAGCCTGGGAGAGATGATCTACGTCCAGAAACTCCGGCTGAGCCCGCGGGCCCTACTGGGCAGCACCTACGTGGTCATGGTCTACAAGCAGCTGGTCACCTTCATTTTTGGCAGCATGGCCAGCTTCTCCCTGGCCAGCATCACCAAGATGACCACGGGACGCCTGCGGCCCCACTTCCTGGCCGTGTGCCTGCCAGACCCAGCCTCCTTCAACTGCGAGAGCGGCTACATCACCAACTACACCTGCACCGGGCACCCAGAGGACGTCCTCAATGCCAG GAAATCCTTCTACTCTGAACAAGCCTCCCTCGGGATGTACTGCATGGTTTATCTGGTG AGCCAGCCCAGAGCACCAGGCACCATGGTGGGCAGACATATGACACAGACAGAGGCCCAGGCCACAGGGCACGTGACAGTCACACGGCTGCCTCGACTCcagcaatattttctttctgaaagacaACTTATTGGACTGCAAGCCCTTTGCTCTctcgattaa